A single region of the Yersinia entomophaga genome encodes:
- a CDS encoding YobH family protein, giving the protein MTLFRLALILLVAYLALLFSGYGVLIGSEKNAAGLGLQCKYLTARSIVTAQFLNGDNGFIGITDCPLLKKTTSVIE; this is encoded by the coding sequence ATGACCCTTTTCAGACTTGCACTCATTTTGCTGGTCGCTTACCTGGCACTGCTTTTTTCAGGCTATGGTGTCCTTATCGGCAGCGAAAAGAACGCTGCTGGATTAGGCCTACAGTGTAAGTACCTCACAGCCAGAAGTATTGTTACTGCACAATTCCTGAATGGCGATAATGGCTTTATCGGCATCACCGACTGCCCATTACTGAAAAAAACCACCTCGGTGATTGAGTAA
- the rlmA gene encoding 23S rRNA (guanine(745)-N(1))-methyltransferase: MSYQCPLCHQPLQLNQKQWRCENNHQFDCAKEGYVNLLPVQHKGSRQPGDSPEMMQARRAFLDAGYYQPLQRRVAALLDGVLPPEAGLLLDIGCGEGYYTAAIAQQLKQRREMQVYGLDVAKVAVRYGAKRYPEVSFCVASSHRLPFANGALDGVVRIYAPCKAEELARAVKPGGFLVTVAPGPRHLYQLKEMIYQQVQLHGENDEHLEGFDLVSHESLAYPMALPGSQAVNLLQMTPFAWRASVETGQQLAEMETFACETDFVIRVHQRHIDKTECSAD, translated from the coding sequence ATGTCTTATCAATGTCCTCTTTGCCATCAGCCGTTACAGCTTAATCAGAAGCAGTGGCGCTGCGAAAATAATCACCAGTTCGATTGTGCCAAAGAGGGCTATGTCAATTTGCTGCCCGTTCAGCATAAAGGCTCCAGGCAGCCGGGAGACAGCCCGGAGATGATGCAGGCGCGGCGCGCATTTCTTGATGCCGGTTACTATCAGCCACTGCAACGGCGGGTTGCTGCGCTGTTGGACGGCGTTTTGCCGCCTGAAGCCGGATTATTGCTAGATATTGGCTGTGGTGAGGGGTATTACACCGCGGCTATAGCTCAACAGCTGAAACAGCGGCGAGAGATGCAGGTTTATGGCTTAGACGTCGCCAAGGTTGCGGTGCGTTATGGGGCAAAACGCTACCCTGAGGTGAGTTTTTGCGTGGCATCCAGCCACCGTTTGCCGTTTGCCAACGGGGCACTGGACGGCGTTGTGCGTATTTATGCGCCATGTAAGGCGGAAGAATTGGCGCGAGCGGTGAAACCGGGCGGGTTTCTGGTGACGGTTGCGCCGGGCCCACGTCATTTATATCAATTGAAAGAAATGATCTATCAGCAAGTGCAGCTGCATGGTGAGAACGACGAACATTTGGAAGGATTTGATTTGGTTAGCCATGAGTCATTAGCCTACCCAATGGCGTTGCCGGGATCGCAGGCTGTCAATTTATTGCAAATGACGCCTTTTGCCTGGCGAGCGTCAGTTGAAACCGGTCAGCAGTTGGCCGAGATGGAAACTTTTGCCTGCGAAACAGATTTTGTTATTCGTGTGCATCAGCGGCATATCGATAAAACTGAATGTAGTGCAGATTAA
- a CDS encoding phage protein NinX family protein, whose amino-acid sequence MIKWYEESDTEVNRNIALLTGEDPDKWYPYGGVKGKDYCKNPSDAWPIICANKIGIHSPENSDDNHWQARIATSQGEWQARSTSPLRAAMICFLLSQDTEKALM is encoded by the coding sequence ATGATTAAATGGTATGAAGAAAGCGACACCGAAGTGAACCGAAATATTGCACTGCTGACGGGAGAAGATCCGGACAAATGGTACCCTTACGGCGGTGTGAAAGGTAAAGACTATTGCAAGAATCCCTCCGATGCCTGGCCGATTATCTGCGCCAATAAAATAGGCATTCACTCTCCTGAAAATAGCGACGATAACCACTGGCAGGCGCGTATCGCCACAAGCCAGGGGGAATGGCAAGCCCGAAGCACCAGCCCATTACGGGCGGCAATGATCTGTTTTTTATTGAGTCAGGATACTGAGAAAGCCCTAATGTAG
- the pagP gene encoding lipid IV(A) palmitoyltransferase PagP has product MKYKVAAIGAALLAPSLLSVAFPACSEALPVANQPNAIKAEDGGLWERFKGNVSLTWDAPGREFYLPVLTWHNRWTYDKEKTDSYNENPWGFGFGKYRYDEDNDWHSLYAMAFMDSHNKVEPIIGYGFQKMWIPGAMDGWRFGAGFTLSVTARHEYYYIPMPLPLPLVSVEYNKLSLQATYIPGTYNNGNVLFAWLRWQF; this is encoded by the coding sequence ATGAAATATAAAGTTGCAGCTATAGGTGCTGCTCTCCTTGCGCCGAGTCTGTTGTCTGTGGCCTTTCCGGCATGCAGCGAAGCGTTACCGGTAGCCAATCAACCTAATGCCATTAAAGCCGAAGATGGCGGCCTGTGGGAACGTTTTAAAGGCAATGTCTCGCTGACCTGGGATGCGCCGGGGCGTGAATTCTACCTACCGGTGCTGACATGGCATAACCGTTGGACCTACGACAAGGAAAAGACAGACTCGTATAACGAGAATCCGTGGGGCTTTGGCTTTGGCAAATATCGATACGATGAAGATAACGACTGGCACTCTCTGTATGCCATGGCTTTTATGGATTCACACAATAAAGTTGAGCCTATTATTGGTTATGGCTTTCAGAAGATGTGGATTCCAGGAGCAATGGACGGATGGCGTTTCGGCGCGGGCTTTACTCTCAGCGTCACTGCGCGCCATGAGTACTATTACATTCCGATGCCATTGCCTTTGCCGCTGGTTTCCGTCGAATATAATAAGCTTTCGCTGCAAGCCACCTACATTCCGGGGACTTATAATAATGGTAACGTATTGTTTGCCTGGCTTCGCTGGCAGTTCTAA
- the pgeF gene encoding peptidoglycan editing factor PgeF has protein sequence MTDVSRLFTHVPHILHGFGSKSALLPENLQPFRATMPEKKQVHGTRIVDVREPKQACGETDGLYTTQPGILLTVLTADCLPVIFSRRDGKAIAVAHAGWRGLLDGILLRMAERISQDDSPHEWVAAIGPAARSCCYEVTEDLVARFIDNMNIPKTVISPRYRHLNLTAIAEHQLQSLGFHQIDRAGSCTICTPADCMPPKSAGSANENREELVPAFKYTSFRRNSQQRAIDPTHPGISGRNQYSGLIILP, from the coding sequence ATGACTGACGTATCCAGATTATTTACCCATGTCCCTCATATTCTTCATGGCTTTGGCAGTAAATCCGCATTGCTGCCGGAGAATTTACAGCCATTTCGTGCCACCATGCCGGAGAAAAAACAGGTACATGGTACGCGAATTGTCGATGTTCGCGAACCCAAGCAAGCCTGCGGTGAAACCGACGGTTTATACACCACCCAACCCGGTATTTTGCTAACGGTACTCACGGCGGACTGCCTACCGGTCATTTTTAGCCGACGGGACGGAAAAGCTATCGCCGTGGCTCACGCAGGCTGGCGCGGATTATTGGATGGAATTTTACTGCGAATGGCAGAACGTATATCGCAAGATGATTCGCCGCATGAATGGGTTGCAGCTATTGGCCCAGCGGCACGTTCCTGTTGTTACGAGGTAACCGAAGATTTAGTGGCACGATTTATTGATAATATGAATATCCCAAAAACGGTTATTTCTCCCCGCTATCGACATCTCAACCTTACCGCCATTGCTGAGCATCAGTTGCAATCATTGGGTTTTCATCAGATAGACCGCGCGGGAAGTTGCACCATCTGTACACCGGCAGACTGCATGCCGCCGAAATCAGCCGGTTCGGCCAACGAGAATCGGGAAGAGCTTGTCCCTGCGTTTAAATACACCAGTTTCCGCCGCAATAGCCAGCAGCGAGCCATAGATCCAACCCATCCAGGGATCAGCGGCAGAAACCAATATTCCGGCTTAATCATCTTGCCTTAA
- the fhuF gene encoding siderophore-iron reductase FhuF, whose amino-acid sequence MALTAENLSLARQEAIEQYFPSAASRQRETFSAGALYTPERALTLISPLLNLHSNEDRAALVSKWSQWYFARLLGPWMRINLQFNWQLPILPEHIGLTLNEAGVVESFILSHSGHQVTQQDPERRFQQLVQDHLTPVCGTLSQLAGMGESLFWNNAGIRLYQGIKMAQEQQANTQIAEHFLALRTLSDGSKNKLFQPVRQVTEKSGNIRIERRLCCLRYRLNGLEICSTCPLQRVNNLDKKLNRR is encoded by the coding sequence ATGGCGCTAACCGCAGAAAATCTCAGCCTCGCCCGACAGGAAGCCATTGAACAGTACTTTCCGTCTGCAGCCTCGAGACAACGCGAGACTTTTTCTGCCGGTGCTTTATATACGCCTGAACGCGCACTCACCTTGATCTCGCCCCTGCTGAATCTTCATTCGAATGAAGATCGCGCAGCTTTGGTATCAAAATGGTCGCAATGGTACTTTGCCCGCCTGTTGGGGCCGTGGATGCGGATTAATTTGCAGTTCAACTGGCAGTTGCCCATTTTACCGGAGCATATCGGCCTGACGCTCAATGAAGCCGGCGTGGTTGAAAGCTTTATTCTTTCCCATTCGGGTCATCAAGTAACCCAACAAGACCCTGAACGTCGTTTTCAGCAGTTGGTGCAAGATCATCTGACACCGGTTTGCGGTACTCTGAGCCAACTGGCGGGTATGGGCGAAAGCCTGTTTTGGAATAACGCGGGGATTCGTCTGTATCAGGGAATAAAAATGGCGCAGGAACAGCAGGCAAATACGCAAATTGCCGAGCATTTTCTCGCTTTACGTACCCTGTCCGACGGCAGCAAAAACAAGCTGTTTCAGCCTGTTCGTCAGGTCACGGAGAAAAGTGGCAATATAAGAATTGAGCGCCGACTTTGCTGTTTACGCTATCGTTTGAATGGATTGGAAATTTGCTCTACCTGCCCATTACAGCGCGTCAATAATTTAGATAAGAAATTGAACAGACGCTGA
- a CDS encoding TonB-dependent receptor, with the protein MKSTAIIRGGKNRLAPRLLFVMIGAALGTLSAPLMAADETAVATKDAAKPAAAKGGDTITVVGTQETFRAGGNDLIPTYLDGQVANGGRIGFLGQQDARNVPFNVIGYTSKLVEDQQAHTIAEVVKNDASVQNVRGFGNASQNYRIRGFNLDGDDISFGGLFGVLPRQVVDTSMIERVEVFKGPNVFVNGISPSGSGVGGMINLEPKRAGDTPLTRVSLDYTSSSKVGGALDVGRRFGDNDQFGVRVNMLHREGETAIHDQKERTTALSTGLDYRGDRARTSIDVGYQKQTVHGMRTDVAVGAATVIPEPPAATLNYGQQWVYTDMATTFGMLRSEYDLSHNWTVYGSVGASRNEETGQYGSPTLTDNNGNATISRLYVPYTSDSIAALGGVRGHFDTGLVTHKVNIGYAANYRKAMSAWNMSDPVETNIYNPGVIPFPPATSGSANQDPTLNSQVRASSISVSDTLSALDDKVQLMLGLRRQELVIRNFSNGVPDSVNSQDAMKVTPIYGVLVKPWENVSLYANHIEALSPGKVAPWYTANAGNVTGIVHSKQNEVGVKFDNKRYGGTLALFEITKPAGSIDPVTNTYALGGEQRNRGIELNVFGEPVFGTRLLGSAVWLDPILTQAQDSKNNGNYAVGVARYQLVFGGEYDIQSVEGLTATGTVTRSGSQYANDANTLKIKPWTRLDLGMRYTMPLKDTNLIWRANLMNVTNERYWESVEDTGTYIYQGNPRELKLSVSMDF; encoded by the coding sequence ATGAAAAGCACAGCAATAATCCGGGGCGGTAAAAATCGTTTAGCGCCGCGCCTTTTGTTTGTCATGATCGGCGCAGCCTTGGGCACGCTATCTGCGCCGCTAATGGCAGCCGATGAAACAGCGGTAGCAACCAAAGACGCCGCTAAGCCAGCTGCGGCAAAAGGTGGCGATACTATTACCGTCGTTGGCACGCAGGAAACTTTCCGCGCGGGCGGTAACGATCTGATTCCGACCTATCTGGACGGTCAGGTGGCGAACGGTGGCCGCATTGGTTTCCTCGGCCAGCAGGATGCTCGTAACGTTCCATTTAACGTTATCGGTTACACCTCTAAGCTGGTGGAAGATCAACAGGCACATACAATAGCTGAGGTCGTGAAAAATGATGCCTCGGTACAAAATGTACGCGGTTTCGGTAATGCCTCACAAAACTATCGGATTCGTGGTTTTAATCTGGATGGTGATGATATTTCATTCGGCGGCCTGTTCGGCGTATTGCCGCGTCAGGTTGTTGACACCAGCATGATCGAACGCGTTGAAGTATTCAAAGGCCCAAACGTTTTTGTGAACGGTATTTCGCCGAGCGGTAGCGGCGTTGGCGGGATGATTAACCTTGAACCTAAACGCGCCGGTGATACGCCATTGACTCGCGTTAGTCTGGATTATACTTCCTCATCCAAAGTGGGCGGGGCGCTGGATGTGGGGCGTCGCTTTGGTGACAATGATCAGTTTGGCGTGCGTGTGAATATGCTGCATCGCGAAGGGGAGACGGCAATCCATGACCAGAAAGAGCGTACCACCGCACTTTCTACCGGCTTGGATTATCGTGGCGATCGCGCCCGTACTTCCATCGATGTGGGTTATCAGAAACAAACCGTACACGGCATGCGTACCGATGTTGCGGTAGGCGCCGCGACCGTTATTCCTGAACCGCCGGCGGCGACTTTGAATTATGGTCAGCAGTGGGTTTATACCGACATGGCGACCACCTTTGGTATGCTGCGCAGTGAATATGACCTAAGTCATAACTGGACCGTCTATGGTTCTGTTGGTGCCAGTCGTAACGAAGAAACCGGCCAGTATGGCTCACCTACACTGACGGATAACAACGGCAACGCGACTATTAGCCGCCTGTACGTGCCTTATACCTCGGATTCTATTGCCGCGTTAGGCGGGGTTCGCGGTCATTTCGATACTGGTTTGGTCACGCATAAAGTGAATATTGGTTATGCGGCCAACTATCGTAAAGCGATGTCCGCCTGGAATATGTCCGACCCGGTAGAGACCAATATCTATAATCCGGGCGTGATTCCATTCCCGCCGGCAACTTCAGGTAGTGCCAATCAGGATCCAACGCTTAACAGTCAGGTTCGCGCCAGCAGCATTTCCGTGTCTGATACCTTATCGGCACTGGATGATAAAGTGCAGCTGATGCTGGGGCTGCGTCGCCAGGAATTGGTGATTCGTAACTTTAGTAACGGTGTGCCGGACAGCGTCAATTCACAAGATGCGATGAAAGTGACCCCAATCTACGGCGTGTTGGTTAAGCCGTGGGAAAACGTATCTCTGTATGCAAACCACATTGAAGCGTTGTCTCCGGGGAAAGTTGCGCCCTGGTATACGGCAAACGCAGGTAATGTAACCGGCATTGTTCACTCTAAACAAAATGAAGTGGGCGTGAAATTTGATAACAAACGCTATGGAGGTACGTTAGCGCTGTTTGAAATTACCAAGCCGGCAGGTTCTATCGATCCTGTCACCAATACATACGCTCTCGGCGGCGAACAACGTAACCGTGGTATTGAGCTGAATGTGTTCGGTGAACCCGTATTTGGCACTCGCCTGTTAGGTAGCGCGGTCTGGTTAGATCCTATTCTGACTCAAGCGCAGGATAGTAAGAATAACGGTAACTACGCGGTTGGCGTTGCTCGCTATCAATTGGTGTTCGGCGGCGAATATGATATTCAGTCGGTTGAGGGGTTAACGGCGACAGGCACCGTGACTCGTTCCGGCTCTCAGTATGCGAATGATGCCAATACCTTGAAAATCAAACCGTGGACTCGTCTGGATCTGGGTATGCGTTATACCATGCCGTTAAAAGATACCAATCTAATCTGGCGTGCCAACCTAATGAACGTGACTAACGAACGTTATTGGGAATCTGTAGAAGATACGGGTACTTATATTTATCAAGGCAATCCGCGCGAGCTGAAACTGTCTGTCTCGATGGATTTCTAA
- the ftsI gene encoding peptidoglycan glycosyltransferase FtsI: MISKVNNDANNFVRWRFSLLCGCILLSLLGLLGRVAWLQVVEPEPLVKEENMRSVRVMTTPNTRGMITDRNGHPLAVSVPVAAIWADPKVLLEKGGVGNDARWRALSQMLHMPLADIASRINQNPDGRFVYLARQVEQASAEYIQRLKLPGIALRAESRRFYPSGATVANLVGFTNIDDQGIEGIEKSFNQLLSGTAGNRVVRKDRYGNVVEDISATDSHPGQNVQLSIDERLQAEASHALTNAVLFNKAESGSAVLVDVDTGEVLAMANYPTYNPNNRTDTPEGNFRNRAISDIFEPGSTVKPMVVMTALQRKLVKPDSVLDTHPYILSGHQIRDVGFYPALSLTGVLQKSSDVGVSRLALAMPASALLKTYGSFGLGKSTELGLTGESSGLMPHRQRWSDLDRATFSFGYGLMVTPLQLARVYATIGSYGIYRPLSITKVDPPVLGQRVLPAEQVQEVEHMMESVALPGGGGVKAAVRGYRVAVKTGTAKKIGPNGQYIDKYVAYTAGVAPASQPRFALVVVINNPQGGKYYGGAVAAPVFSEIMGQILRTKNVEPDAVLGSPQRHS, from the coding sequence ATGATTTCTAAAGTAAATAATGACGCTAACAATTTTGTCCGTTGGCGTTTTAGTCTGCTGTGCGGTTGTATCCTGCTGTCACTCCTAGGATTGCTTGGGCGGGTGGCCTGGCTACAGGTGGTTGAACCGGAGCCGCTGGTAAAAGAAGAGAATATGCGTTCGGTTCGCGTGATGACGACCCCGAATACTCGCGGCATGATTACCGATCGCAACGGTCATCCTCTGGCGGTGAGCGTGCCGGTGGCGGCAATTTGGGCCGACCCCAAGGTTTTGCTGGAAAAAGGCGGCGTCGGGAATGATGCCCGCTGGCGGGCGTTGTCCCAAATGCTACATATGCCATTGGCTGATATTGCCAGCCGTATCAATCAGAATCCGGATGGGCGTTTTGTGTATTTAGCGCGACAGGTGGAGCAGGCGTCGGCTGAGTATATTCAACGGCTTAAACTGCCGGGAATCGCCCTGAGAGCGGAGTCGCGCCGGTTCTATCCCTCGGGTGCTACGGTGGCGAATCTGGTCGGCTTCACTAATATCGATGACCAAGGCATCGAAGGTATCGAAAAGAGTTTTAATCAGCTACTGAGCGGAACGGCGGGCAATCGGGTAGTACGCAAAGACCGCTACGGCAACGTGGTGGAGGATATTTCCGCCACCGATAGTCATCCCGGTCAAAATGTTCAGCTCAGTATTGATGAGCGCTTACAGGCCGAAGCTTCCCATGCTTTAACCAATGCGGTGTTGTTTAATAAGGCGGAGTCTGGATCGGCGGTGTTGGTGGATGTGGACACTGGCGAAGTGCTGGCGATGGCCAATTACCCGACCTATAACCCCAATAACCGAACCGATACGCCGGAGGGAAATTTCCGCAATCGGGCTATCAGCGATATTTTTGAACCGGGTTCGACGGTAAAACCTATGGTGGTGATGACGGCATTACAGCGCAAACTAGTGAAACCCGATAGCGTGTTAGATACGCACCCTTATATTTTGAGTGGTCACCAAATTCGTGACGTCGGCTTTTACCCCGCGCTGTCTCTCACTGGCGTGTTACAAAAATCCAGCGACGTCGGCGTATCCCGCCTGGCATTAGCGATGCCCGCTTCGGCACTGCTAAAAACCTATGGCTCATTTGGGTTGGGCAAATCTACCGAATTGGGATTAACCGGAGAAAGCAGTGGGTTGATGCCGCACCGTCAACGCTGGAGCGATCTGGATCGCGCCACTTTCTCGTTTGGCTACGGATTGATGGTGACGCCACTGCAGTTGGCGCGGGTTTACGCCACGATTGGCAGTTATGGGATTTATCGCCCTTTGTCTATCACTAAAGTCGATCCGCCGGTGTTAGGGCAGCGAGTCCTGCCTGCGGAACAGGTTCAAGAAGTAGAGCATATGATGGAAAGCGTGGCGCTGCCCGGCGGCGGCGGGGTGAAAGCAGCGGTACGCGGTTATCGGGTGGCAGTTAAAACCGGTACCGCTAAGAAAATTGGCCCCAACGGACAATATATTGATAAATATGTGGCTTATACCGCTGGCGTGGCTCCCGCCAGCCAGCCGCGTTTTGCTCTGGTGGTGGTGATTAATAACCCGCAAGGGGGAAAATATTACGGTGGAGCAGTGGCGGCCCCGGTATTCAGCGAAATTATGGGGCAAATTTTGCGAACCAAGAATGTGGAGCCAGATGCCGTTCTTGGCTCGCCTCAGCGCCATAGCTGA
- a CDS encoding DUF2627 domain-containing protein, with the protein MCGIFSKEVLSKDVSVEYRFSADPYLSASSSNDSSLSM; encoded by the coding sequence ATGTGTGGCATTTTCAGTAAAGAAGTTCTGAGTAAAGACGTTAGCGTTGAATACCGCTTCTCTGCCGATCCTTATCTTAGTGCCTCAAGCAGTAACGACTCTAGTTTGTCTATGTAA
- a CDS encoding DUF2766 family protein, which translates to MSEILTNDQELVSDLVACQLVIKQILDVIDVIAPTEVRDKMSHQLKSIDFSTHPAGADPVTKRAIEKAIALIDLKFTQN; encoded by the coding sequence GTGTCTGAGATTTTAACAAACGATCAAGAATTGGTATCCGATCTGGTTGCCTGTCAGTTAGTCATCAAACAAATCCTTGATGTTATTGACGTTATCGCGCCTACCGAAGTGCGCGATAAGATGTCTCATCAACTCAAATCCATTGATTTCTCTACTCATCCCGCAGGTGCCGATCCGGTGACTAAACGGGCAATTGAGAAAGCCATCGCCCTTATTGATCTGAAATTCACCCAAAACTGA
- the cspE gene encoding transcription antiterminator/RNA stability regulator CspE, with translation MAKIKGQVKWFNESKGFGFITPADGSKDVFVHFSAIQGNGFKTLGEGQNVEFEIQDGQKGPSAVNVTAI, from the coding sequence ATGGCTAAGATTAAAGGTCAAGTTAAGTGGTTCAACGAGTCTAAAGGTTTCGGTTTCATCACTCCAGCTGACGGCAGCAAAGATGTGTTCGTACACTTCTCTGCAATCCAGGGTAACGGCTTCAAAACCTTGGGCGAAGGCCAGAACGTAGAGTTCGAAATCCAAGACGGTCAGAAAGGTCCGTCTGCAGTAAACGTTACTGCAATCTAA
- a CDS encoding amino acid permease, with translation MQEQLQDSTLKRGLKNRHIQLIALGGAIGTGLFLGIAQTIQMAGPSVILGYAIGGIIAFLIMRQLGEMVVEEPVAGSFSHFAYKYWGDFAGFLSGWNYWAMFILVGMAELTAVGIYIQYWWPEIPTWVSAAVFFVVINAINLINVRMYGETEFWFAIIKVAAIIGMIVFGAYLLASGSGGPGASVTNLWAHGGFMPHGISGLIMAMAVIMFSFGGLEMVGITAAEAEDPRRSIPKATNQVVYRILIFYIGSLSVLLSLYPWIKVVEGGSPFVMIFHALDSNLVATILNVVVLTAALSVYNSGVYCNSRMLFGLATQGNAPKILTKVNKRGVPVLSIALSALATSAGVLINYIMPGKAFALLMALVVSTLVINWVMICLAHLKFRAAKVREGVEPSFKALWYPYGNYLCLVFLSLILVIMYMTEGIRISVQLMPIWLGVLWIGFILTRRKKAEA, from the coding sequence ATGCAAGAGCAGTTACAAGATTCGACCCTAAAACGAGGGTTAAAAAACCGACATATTCAGCTGATTGCGCTAGGTGGCGCGATTGGTACCGGCCTGTTTCTGGGCATCGCGCAAACGATTCAAATGGCTGGACCTTCGGTTATTTTAGGCTATGCCATCGGCGGGATTATTGCCTTTTTGATTATGCGTCAACTGGGTGAAATGGTCGTTGAAGAGCCGGTTGCTGGTTCATTTAGCCATTTTGCCTATAAATATTGGGGCGATTTTGCGGGCTTCCTGTCAGGCTGGAATTATTGGGCAATGTTCATTTTGGTGGGCATGGCTGAGCTGACGGCGGTGGGTATCTATATCCAATATTGGTGGCCGGAAATCCCCACTTGGGTTTCTGCCGCAGTATTTTTTGTCGTAATCAACGCTATAAATTTAATCAACGTCCGAATGTATGGTGAAACCGAGTTCTGGTTTGCCATTATCAAAGTTGCCGCCATCATCGGAATGATTGTATTTGGCGCTTATCTGCTGGCCTCGGGTTCCGGTGGGCCAGGGGCGTCCGTCACCAACCTTTGGGCACATGGCGGCTTTATGCCACATGGTATCAGCGGCCTGATTATGGCGATGGCGGTCATTATGTTTTCTTTCGGCGGGTTGGAAATGGTCGGTATTACCGCCGCTGAAGCCGAAGACCCGCGTCGTAGCATTCCTAAGGCGACCAATCAGGTGGTTTACCGGATTTTAATCTTCTACATCGGTTCTCTGTCGGTATTGCTTTCCCTGTATCCCTGGATAAAAGTGGTTGAGGGTGGTAGCCCGTTTGTCATGATTTTCCATGCGTTAGACAGCAATTTGGTTGCCACTATTCTTAACGTGGTGGTACTGACTGCGGCCCTTTCGGTCTATAACAGTGGAGTTTATTGTAATAGCCGCATGTTATTTGGGCTGGCAACGCAAGGCAATGCGCCTAAAATATTGACCAAGGTGAATAAGCGCGGCGTACCGGTGTTATCAATCGCTTTGTCTGCTTTGGCTACCTCCGCTGGCGTATTAATTAACTACATCATGCCCGGAAAAGCATTTGCTTTATTGATGGCGCTGGTGGTCTCAACGCTGGTGATTAACTGGGTCATGATCTGCCTGGCGCATTTGAAATTCCGCGCCGCTAAAGTGCGTGAAGGCGTAGAGCCAAGTTTTAAGGCTTTGTGGTATCCGTACGGTAATTATCTGTGCCTGGTGTTCCTCAGCCTGATTCTGGTGATTATGTACATGACCGAAGGGATCCGTATTTCCGTGCAGTTAATGCCTATTTGGCTTGGGGTGCTGTGGATCGGTTTTATACTGACACGACGGAAAAAAGCCGAGGCTTAA
- a CDS encoding YebO family protein — protein sequence MYETGMGAVNIASIGFSSLVVVFFLVVWFFLSRASVRANEQIRLLQEITEQQKQQIELLNTLVRKTSGDGKDLPDGDTVEVLDFKGFIPER from the coding sequence ATGTACGAAACAGGTATGGGCGCAGTGAATATCGCCTCAATTGGATTCTCATCGCTGGTGGTCGTGTTCTTTTTGGTCGTCTGGTTCTTTTTAAGCCGAGCCAGCGTTCGCGCCAATGAGCAAATTCGATTGCTTCAGGAAATCACTGAACAGCAAAAACAACAAATTGAGTTACTCAATACGTTAGTGCGTAAGACCTCCGGCGACGGCAAGGATTTACCGGATGGTGATACGGTAGAAGTGCTGGATTTTAAAGGATTCATTCCTGAGCGTTAA
- a CDS encoding PhoP/PhoQ regulator MgrB, with translation MNIKKLVATVILIAVCCLFYLLALDSYCDQGGNFSNGICSITAIVPW, from the coding sequence GTGAACATTAAGAAACTTGTTGCAACGGTGATACTGATAGCCGTTTGTTGCTTGTTTTATCTATTAGCGTTAGACAGTTACTGCGATCAAGGCGGTAATTTCTCTAATGGTATTTGTTCTATTACCGCTATTGTCCCTTGGTAA
- a CDS encoding DUF4060 family protein: MKRIIKGDMNLSHLVIAHTAIDRHQQSYGDRRQGWPSTYLIRYKNNRVAVEVVTRRQSYVATLMIGARNLSRLCNIPSLYP; encoded by the coding sequence ATGAAACGTATTATTAAAGGGGATATGAATTTATCCCACCTCGTTATTGCTCATACGGCGATTGATCGCCACCAACAGTCCTATGGCGATCGTCGTCAAGGCTGGCCTTCAACTTATCTCATCCGCTATAAAAATAATCGGGTCGCCGTTGAAGTTGTCACTCGACGTCAGTCTTATGTTGCCACATTAATGATAGGTGCACGTAATCTGAGTAGATTGTGCAATATTCCATCGCTTTATCCTTAA